GGCGCCGAGTCGATCACCGTCCTCGAAGGTCTGGAGGCGGTCCGTAAGCGGCCCGGTATGTACATCGGGTCCACCGGCGAGCGGGGCCTGCACCACCTGGTGTGGGAGGTCGTCGACAACGCGGTGGACGAGGCGCTGGCCGGTCACTGCGACACGATCGACGTGGTGCTGCTCGCCGACGGAGGCGTACGGGTCACCGACAACGGGCGTGGCTTCCCGGTCGACCTGCACCCCAAACTGAAGAAGCCGGGCGTCGAGGTGGCGCTGACCGTGCTGCACGCCGGCGGCAAGTTCGACGGCAAGGCGTACGCGGTCTCCGGCGGCCTGCACGGCGTCGGCGTCTCGGTCGTCAACGCCCTCTCCACCAAGATGGCGGTGGAGATCCACAAGGACGGCTTCGTCTGGCGTCAGGAGTACCACCACTCCAAGCCCACCACCCTGGAGAAGGGCGAGCCGACCGACACCACCGGCTCGGCGGTCTCCTTCTGGCCCGACCCCGACGTCTTCGAGACGGTCGACTTCGACTTCCAGACCATCTACCGCCGCCTCCAGGAGATGGCCTTCCTGACCCGTGGCCTCAAGATCCATCTGCTCGACGAGCGGGTCGCCGAGGGCGAGGAGGGCAAGCTCCGCGAGGTGACCTTCCAGTACGAGGGCGGCATCGCCGACTTCGTCCGGCACCTCAACGCCTCGAAGAGCCCGATGCACAAGACGGTGATCGAGTTCGGTGCCGAGGAAGAGGGCATGTCGCTCGAGATCGCCATGCAGTGGAACGAGTCGTACGGCGAATCGGTCTACACCTTCGCCAACAACATCAACACCCACGAGGGCGGCACCCACGAGGAGGGCTTCCGGGCCGCGCTGACCAGCGTGGTCAACCGCTACGGCGCGGACAAGAAGCTGCTCAAGGGCGACGAGAAGCTCTCCGGCGAGGACATCCGCGAGGGCCTCGCGGCGATCATCTCGGTCAAGCTGACCAACCCGCAGTTCGAGGGTCAGACCAAGACCAAGCTCGGCAACACGCCGGTGAAGAGCTTCGTCCAGCGGGTCTGCAACGACCGGTTGGTCGACTGGCTGGACCGCAACCCGGCCGAAGCGAAGATCATCATCACCAAGGCGTCCCAGGCCGCCCGCGCCCGGATCGCCGCCCAGCAGGCGCGCAAGCTGGCCCGTCGCAAGTCGTTGCTGGAGTCCGGCTCGATGCCGGGCAAGCTGGCCGACTGCCAGTCGACCGACCCGCGCGAGTCCGAGGTGTTCATCGTCGAGGGTGACTCGGCGGGCGGCTCGGCCAAGCAGGGCCGCGACCCGCGTACCCAGGCGATCCTGCCGATCCGCGGCAAGATCCTCAACGTGGAGAAGGCCCGGATCGACCGGGTGCTCAAGAACAACGAGGTGCAGGCGCTGATCACCGCGCTGGGCACCGGCATCCACGACGACTTCGACATGGAGAAGCTGCGCTACCACAAGGTGGTGCTGATGGCCGACGCCGACGTCGACGGTCAGC
Above is a window of Verrucosispora sp. NA02020 DNA encoding:
- the gyrB gene encoding DNA topoisomerase (ATP-hydrolyzing) subunit B codes for the protein MAAQDNQQYGAESITVLEGLEAVRKRPGMYIGSTGERGLHHLVWEVVDNAVDEALAGHCDTIDVVLLADGGVRVTDNGRGFPVDLHPKLKKPGVEVALTVLHAGGKFDGKAYAVSGGLHGVGVSVVNALSTKMAVEIHKDGFVWRQEYHHSKPTTLEKGEPTDTTGSAVSFWPDPDVFETVDFDFQTIYRRLQEMAFLTRGLKIHLLDERVAEGEEGKLREVTFQYEGGIADFVRHLNASKSPMHKTVIEFGAEEEGMSLEIAMQWNESYGESVYTFANNINTHEGGTHEEGFRAALTSVVNRYGADKKLLKGDEKLSGEDIREGLAAIISVKLTNPQFEGQTKTKLGNTPVKSFVQRVCNDRLVDWLDRNPAEAKIIITKASQAARARIAAQQARKLARRKSLLESGSMPGKLADCQSTDPRESEVFIVEGDSAGGSAKQGRDPRTQAILPIRGKILNVEKARIDRVLKNNEVQALITALGTGIHDDFDMEKLRYHKVVLMADADVDGQHIQTLLLTLLFRFMRPLVELGHVYLAAPPLYKIKWNKKGDDAQYAYSDRERDGLIALRQQKKPNAKPDDIQRFKGLGEMNYPELWETTMNPATRTLRQVTLDDAATADELFSVLMGEDVEARRSFIQRNAKDVRFLDI